A genomic window from Vitis riparia cultivar Riparia Gloire de Montpellier isolate 1030 chromosome 18, EGFV_Vit.rip_1.0, whole genome shotgun sequence includes:
- the LOC117907135 gene encoding uncharacterized protein LOC117907135: protein MARGNKKRNEENGVVITVYVESSAIPSRYNRPIHAGKPKASTKYGNDRRAQLLAHAQRLRRAESNELERPRTKTRSKRKPKKWGWTPSSAKLRGSFRRIFMKRERGYERIVTETINLNKRKSTTWRDSIFCRRLLRMVRGCYGKGENVSSTL, encoded by the exons ATGGCCAGGGGTaataagaaaaggaatgagGAGAATGGAGTTGTAATCACCGTTTACGTTGAATCATCCGCAATCCCTTCACGTTACAATCGTCCCATCCATGCCGGAAAGCCTAAAGCTTCAACAAAATATGGTAACGATCGACGGGCACAGCTCCTGGCCCATGCTCAGCGGCTAAGGCGTGCTGAGTCCAACGAGTTGGAACGGCCCAGAACCAAAACAAGGTCCAAGCGGAAGCCCAAG AAGTGGGGATGGACGCCTTCTTCAGCAAAGCTCCGGGGATCCTTTCGTCGCATTTTCATGAAAAGGGAAAGGGGTTACGAGCGTATAGTAACGGAAACTATCAATCTCAACAAAAGAAAGAGCACAACCTGGAGGGATTCCATCTTTTGC AGGAGATTATTGAGGATGGTAAGAGGATGTTATGGAAAGGGGGAAAACGTATCATCAACATTGTGA